Part of the Xanthomonas sp. SI genome is shown below.
CACCGGCATCTACCAGGTAATGCCGATGAACGACGAGATCGCGGCGATCGTGCTGCAGGGCGGCAACGCGATGGACATCGCCGACGCGGCGCAGAAGATCGGGGTCAAGGACCTGCGCCAGTCGGCGCTGATCAAGGCGCGCGCCGGCATCACCAGCCTGGCCGAGATCAATCGCGTTACCAAGGACTGAAAGGCCGGGAATAGGGAATCGGGACTAGGGAATGGGAGAAGCGCAGGCAGGCTTTTCCGATTCTCCATTCCCCATTCTCTATTCCCGGCTTCCCTACTCCATCCCCAACTTCTTGAGCTTGTAGCGCAGCGCACGAAACGTGATGCCGAGCTGCGCCGCGGTGCGGGTCTTGTTCCAGCGGTTCTCTTCCAGCGCCTTCTGGATCGCGGCGCGCTCGAGTTGCTCGATGTAGGAGGGCAGGGCGGAGGAGGTCGGGTCGATGTCGACCACGCCGGGCGGCAGCGCGGGGGCGGCTTCGGCGGCGGCGCGGGCGCTGTTGCCGGGCTGCGGCAGGTGCAGATCGGCGGCGCTGATCTGGTCGTCTTCGGCCATCGCCAGGGCGCGCTCGAGGATGTTCTCCAGTTCGCGCACGTTGCCGGGGAAGGCGTAGCGGTTCAGCGCGTCCAGCGCCGACGGCGACAGCAGCGGGGTGACCCGGCCGTGGCTCTTGGCCAGCCGCGCCAGGATCGCCGCGGCCAGTTGCGGCAGGTCGCCGCCGCGGTCGCGCAGCGGCGGCACGCGCAGTTCGATCACGTTGATGCGGTAGTACAGGTCGTGGCGGAAGCGGCCGTCGGCGACCAGGTCGGCCAGGTCCTTGTGCGTGGCCGAGAGGATGCGCACGTCGGTCGGCACTTCGATCGAGGCACCGACCGGGCGCACCGACTTCTCCTGGATCGCGCGCAGCAGCTTGACCTGCATCGGCAGCGGCAGCTCGGCGACTTCGTCCAGGAACAGGGTGCCGCCGTGCGCGGCCTGGAACAGACCGGCCTGGTCGGCATGGGCGCCGGTGAAGCTGCCTTTCTTGTGGCCGAAGAACTCGCTTTCCATCAGTTCGGCCGGGATCGCGCCGCAGTTGACCGGCACGAACGGCCCGGCCGCGCGCGCGCCCTGTTCGTGGATGGTACGTGCGACCAGTTCCTTGCCGACCCCGGACTCGCCGAGGATGTAGACCGGCGCCTGGCTGCGCGCGACCTTGGCGATGGTGGCGCGCAGCACGTCCATCGCCGCCGAGGCGCCGAGCAGGCGGCTGGCCTGTTCCGGCGGCGGCGCCGGCGGCGCGGCGCGTTCGCTGTTGTTGAGTTCCAGCGCGTGCCTGACCAGGCCGCGCAGCACGTGGATGTCCACCGGCTTGCTGACGAAGTCGAAGGCGCCGGCCTTCAGCGCTTCCACCGCCAGGTCCATGCTGCCGAAGGCGGTGATCATCGCCACCGGCGTGCGCGGGTAGTGGCGGGCGATCTCGCTGACTAGCTCGATGCCGTTGCCGTCGGGCAGGCGCATGTCGGTGATGCACAGGTCGTAGGGATTGCTGGCCAGCAGTTCGCGGGCTTCGGCGAGGTTGGCGGCGGTGCTGATGCGCAGCCCCATCCTGCCCAGGGTCAGCACCAGCAGCTCGCGGATGTCGCGTTCGTCGTCGACGACCAGGGCGCTTCGGGTTTCGTTCATGTGCGGAAAAGATAGCCCAGGTGCGGGGGTAGCGCCAAATTATCGACGCGGCAGGGTCTCGGCGACGTGCGTCTCAACCGGAGAGCATGGTGTGCGGACCAGGCAGGACTACGCGGAAGCAGGCGCCGCCGGCCGGCACCGGGACGTATTCCAGGCGCGCCTGGTTGGCCCGGCACAGTTCGCGGGCGATATACAGGCCCAGCCCGGTGCCGTGCTCGGAGGTGGTGAAGAACGGGCGGAACAGCTGCGCGGCGACCGTCTCGGGAATGCCGGGGCCGCGGTCCATGACATCGACGATGGCGTTGCGTTCCTGCATCGCCACGCGCAGCCGCACCCGCGCCGGTTCCTCCATCACCCGGCCGTACTTGAGCGCGTTGTGCACCAGCGCGCTGAGGATCTGGTGCAGGTGCTTGGGATCGACCAGCGCGTGCACCGGCTGCGGGGCGAGGATCGCTTCCAGGCTGTCGGTCTCGATCGACAGGGTCTGCCGGTATTCGAGGACGAAGCGGCGCACGAACACGCCCAGATCCAGGTTCTCCGGATTGGAGCGCTCGCGCCGGGCCAGCCCCAGCACGCTCTCGACGATGCCGTTGGTGCGCTGGCACTGCATGTGGATGATCTGCAGCAGGCGGCGGTCGGCATCGCCGATCGCCGGCGACTCCTCGAGCAGCTGCGAGGCGTAGCTGATCGCGGCCAGCGGGTTGCGGATCTCGTGCGCCAGGCTGGCCGAGAAGCGGCCCAGCGCCGACAGGGTCAGCGATTCGGCGCGCCGCGACACCACCGTCGCATCGTCCAGGAACACCAGGGTCAGGTCGCCTTCCATCAGCAGCCGGGCGAAGCGCGGCTGCACCTCGGGCTGGTCCGGCGACAGCTGCAGCGGGGTCTCTTCCTGGTTCCAGCCGTTGCGCCAGCGTTGCAGCCGCCTGCCCAGCTCCGGCGCGGCGCTGAGCAGGTCCAGGCGGCCGCTGGCGCTGTTGCCGTCGGCATCGCCGAGCAGGGCCGAGGCGGCCTCGTTGGCCAGGGTGACGCGGTTCTGCGCGTCCACCACCAGCACCCCGGTGCGCATGCGGCGGATGATCAACTCGTTGATTTCGTAGAGATTTGCCACTTCGGCGCCGCGCCGGTCGGCCAGCGTCTGGCTGCTGCGCGCGCGCTGCCCGATCTGGTAGCAGATGTAGGACACCGCCAGGTAGCTGGTGGCGAACATGGCCAGTTCGGCCAGGCTGCGGGTGCTCTCGCCGCCGTCCAGCGAGGTCCACAGGTACTCCAGCAGGGTCGCCGCGGCCGCGGTCAGGGCGACGCCGAAGCCGTAGCGCAACGGCAGCAGCATCGCCGCGGCGGCGACATTGAACAGCAGCATCATCGCGATGCCGGCGCTGGCCGCCGGCAGCGCGTGCGCGGCCAGGGTGGCCGCGGCGATGTCCGCGGTCGCGCTGCAGAACACGATCGGGATCAGGTGGCGTTCGTTGCGGCCCCACAGCAGGAGCAGCAGCGCCACCAGCAGGTAGGCGCCGGCCAGCCCGACCGCCAATTGCGGGAAGCGCGGCGCGCCGACCAGCACGCTCAACGGGCTGAACACCAGCGCGGCGATCAGTCCGGCCACCAGCACCCGGTACAGCGCGAAGAAATACAGCTCGCGGCGCGGGATGGATTCGATGCGGTCGATGAGCGAGGCGCTTGTGGGCAAGCCGGACTCCAGCCAGGCGACGGACGGCGCGAGTATAGGCGTCGCGCCGGGGAATGCGATGGCAGGGGCGCGCCGGTGGCGGCCGGCGCATGGCCGGGGACGGGCTGCTAACTACCGCCCGAGCCGTGTTGCGACCTCGCCGGGCCAGGTCCGCAGGGCCGTCCGCGGCGGCGCCCGGACCGGCGCTTTTGCGCCGCCGCCCAGGGTCAGCCACAATATGCGGCCCGTCCGTACCATTCCGGCTGCCCTTCCAGGCCCGGATCGCTGCGGGACGGTCGTTCCTCTTCCCACGGTGACGCATGAATTTCCACGAATACCAGGCGAAACAACTGTTTGCCGACTACGGCATCCCGGTCCCGGCCGGACGCGTCGCGTCCACGCCCGAAGAAGCCGTCGAAGCGGCCAATGCCTTGGGCAATGGCCCCTGGATGGTCAAGGCCCAGATCCACGCGGGCGGCCGCGGCAAGGCCGGCGGCGTGAAGTTCTGCAAGACCACCGACGACGTCAAGGCCGCTGCGGCCAAGATGCTCGGCACCTCGATGGAAACCTACCAGTCCGCTGGCGTGGCCCTGCCGATCAGCCTGGTGCTGGTCACCGAGGCCGGCGAGATCGCCAAGGAACTGTACCTGTCGGTGCTGGTGGACCGCGGCACCCAGTCGATCACCTACATCGCCTCGTCGGAAGGCGGCGTGGACATCGAGCAGGTCGCAGCCGAGACCCCCGAGAAGATCCAGACCCTCAACGTGAACTTCGTCGAAGGCCTGCAGCCCTACCAGGCGCGCGAGATCGGCTTCAAGCTCGGCCTCAACGCCAAGCAGGCCAACCAGCTGGCCAAGATCATGGGTGGCCTGTACACCCTGTTCAACGAAAAGGACCTGGCGCTGGTCGAACTGAACCCGCTGGCGATCCTGGACAGCGGCGACCTGTACGCGCTCGACGGCAAGGTCAACTCCGACGACAACGCCACCTTCCGCCACAAGGATCTGGCCGCCATGCGCGACAAGACCCAGGAAGACGAGGCCGAAGTGCGCGCCAGCGAGTACGACCTGAACTACGTGACCATGGACGGCAACATCGGCTGCATGGTCAACGGCGCCGGTCTGGCCATGGCCACCATGGACGTGATCGCGCTCAATGGCGGTTCGCCGGCCAACTTCCTGGATGTCGGCGGCGGCGCCACCAAGGAGCGAGTGACCGAGGCGTTCAAGCTGATCCTGTCCTCGGACAAGGTCAAGGCGATCTTCGTCAACATCTTCGGCGGCATCGTGCGCTGCGACATGATCGCCGAGGGCATCATCGCCGCGGTCAAGGAAGTGGACGTCAAGGTGCCGGTGGTGGTGCGTCTGGAAGGCACCAACGTCGAGGCAGGCAAGAAGCTGCTGGCCGAATCCGGCCTGGCCATCACCCCGGCCGACGACATCAACGATGGCGCCAAGAAGGTCGTCGCAGCTGTCGCTGCCTGAACCCACGAGACTAGGAAGAATTCATGTCTGTTTTGATCAACAAGAATACTAAGGTCATCGTGCAGGGCTTCACCGGCCAGCAGGGGACTTTCCACGCGACCCAGATGGTCGAGTACGGCACCCAGGTGGTCGGCGGCGTGACCCCGGGCAAGGGCGGCACCACCCACATCAACCTGCCGGTGTTCAACACCGTGCGCGAAGCGGTCGACGCCACCGGCGCCGACGCGTCGGTGATCTACGTGCCGCCGCCGTTCGCGGCCGACGCGATCCTGGAAGCGGCCTCGGCCGGCATCAAGGTCATCGTCTGCATCACCGAAGGCATCCCGGTGCTGGACATGCTGCGGGTCAAGAACGTGCTGAAGTCGCACCCGGACGTGACCCTGATCGGGCCGAACTGCCCCGGCGTGATCACCCCGGGCGAGTGCAAGATCGGCATCATGCCGGGCCACATCCACATGCCGGGCAAGATCGGCATCGTGTCGCGCTCGGGCACGCTGACCTATGAAGCCGTGAAGCAGACCACCGCTGCCGGCCTGGGCCAGTCCACCGTCATCGGCATCGGCGGCGATCCGATCAACGGCCTGAACTTCGTCGACTGCCTCAAGCTGTTCAACGAAGACCCGCAGACCCAGGGCATCATCATGGTCGGCGAGATCGGCGGCGACGCCGAGGAAGCCGGTGCCGAGTACATCAAGGCCCACGTCAAGAAGCCGGTGGTCGGTTTCATCGCCGGCGCCTCGGCCCCTCCGGGCAAGCGCATGGGCCACGCCGGTGCGATCGCCTCGGGCGGTTCGGGCACCGCTGCCGGCAAGTTCGCGGCGATGGAAGCCGCTGGCGTCAAGACCGTCCGCTCGCCGGGCGACCTGGGCGCGGCGATCGCTTCGCTGGTGAAGTAATTCGAAGTCTGGATGTAGCAGTCAGAAGGCCCGCCCTCGTGCGGGCCTTCTTATGTCCGGAGTCAAAAGGGGGCGGGCAGGGGTGAGGTTCCGTAACGAGATCGAAGGTCTACGCGGCATCGCGGTGCTGATGGTGGTGCTGGCCCACGCCAAGCTTCTCTTTCTGCCTGGCGGCTACGTGGGCGTGGATGTCTTCTTCGTCATCTCCGGCTTTCTCATCACCGGCTTGTTGCAGCAGGAATCGCAGGCGACCGGCAGCATTGATGTCCGGCAGTTCTATGCACGCCGCATCAGACGGTTGCTTCCGGCATTCGGCGTCATGCTTCTGGCGAGTGCGGCGCTTGCGCTCTGGTTGCTGCCTAGGAGCAGTTGGGGTGCGCAAGCCGAAGCCGCGCGCTGGGCCGCACTGTGGGCGTCGAACATATTTTTCGCGGGTGCCGATTCCGGCTATTTCGATCAAGGGACCGAAGCCAATCTCTATCTGCATACCTGGTCGCTGAGCGCCGAGGAGCAGTTCTACCTGATCTGGCCCGCGCTCATCGGCCTTGCCTGGAAGCTCGGACGCTGGCGTGGCGCGACGACGCTGGTCTGGACGCTGGTGGTGCTGGGTTTCGTGTTGACGGTAGCGGCTACCGCGCTGGCGCCGTTGCATGCCTATTACCAGATGCCGTGTCGCCTTTGGCAATTGGCGTTGGGTGCGGGAGTCCAGCTTTCTGTCGGCCAGGCGCGTCTTTCGCTGCGGCGGATCCATGCCGCTCGTGCCGTCGGCTGCATGCTGCTGGTCGTTGCCGCACTCTGGCTGGCACCGGATCGGATCTCGTATCCGGGGGCGTGGGCGCTGTTGCCCACGGTGGCCGCTGCGTTGCTGTTGCTGAACGGCCCGGAAGGCTGGCGGGACGCTTGGCTGGACGTGAAACCGCTGCGATTCCTCGGTCGTTTGTCGTACAGCTGGTATCTCTGGCACTGGCCTGTTCTGGTCCTGGGATTTTCGTTGGTCGGCCGCACTCCATCGGTCGGGCTCGCAGCCGCGGCGCTGTCGCTGGTTCCCGCCTGGCTTAGTTGGAGATTCGTCGAACAGCGCGTTCGCATGATGGAACGAGGCCAGGGAACCACTTGGGTGCTGGCGGGCTTGCTGGTATCGGCACTGTTGGCCTATGCGACGATGGTGTGGGAGCAGGCGGCGTTCGTGCCTGAGCAACCGGATACGCGGAACCAGGCCTTGCTGACGACCCTCACCACACCGGCGCTGTACCGACAGCCCGGCTGTGACGAATGGTTCCATGCCGACCGCCTCGTCCCTTGCTCCCTGGTTCGTGCCACGTCCGAAGACGCTCCGGTCGTGGTGCTGGCGGGCGACAGCGTAGCGGCGCAATGGTCGACCGCGTTGGAGAGCATCGCCCGTGCGCGCGGCTGGAACCTCGTAGTTCTGACCAAGTCGTCGTGTCCGATGATCGATCACCCATTTGTCTATCCTCGGATCAACCGACGCTACATCGAGTGCGAGCGTTGGCGGGATCGCGTGGTGGCGTATCTGCACGAGCGGCAGCCGACATTGCTGGTGCTGGGCTCTTCGGCTGCCTATGCGATCGATCCGGCGGATTGGGAGCGCGGGACGCGCCGGTTCCTGACGCGGATCGAGGGCGCTTCGGAGCGCACCATCCTGCTCGCGCCGACGCCGCTTTTGCCGTTCGACGGCCCGCAGTGCGCATTGGCGCATCGCGGAGAGCACGGGAACTTGGCGCAGGAATGCAGCGTGCCGTTGCGGCAGGCTCGGCCGAGCGCGCTCATCGCGCGGCTGCAGGCCGCTGTCGCAGGCCATCCAGCGGTGCGACTGGTCGATCTGGGAGACGCGGTCTGCCCAGTGCAGACCTGCTCGGCCGAGCGCAACGGCTTGCTGTTGTATCGGGATGGCCAACATCTCAACGCGAACTATGTTCTGCAACTGGCGCCAGTACTGGAGGCTGCACTGGATCCGCCCTCTGTCCATTGAAGGTGGCCGGCGTGATACACGGCCTGGCGTCGGACCGACGCACCATGGCGTGCGATGGGCTCCATGAGCTGCCCTAGCCTGCGATCCTGGCCGTGGACGAAGCAACCGCACCGTCACTTCTGTTTCGAACCCCGGCCGGTAAGCAGCGGTCGGATCGTGGCCGCCGGCGCGCGTGAGTCGAGTACCCGGTCTTTCCGCCTTGCCATTCGTCCCTGCCGGGCCACCACCGGTCACCGGGACGACCCGGGTGCTCCCTCTGCCGCTGCGGACGAGCGGGTGTTGCCGATACTGCTCGGCACTTCGGATGCGACGGGAACGGCATGGTGATCAGCGGATGGCGAACGGCAGTGTGTGGGGCGGGACTGGCGCTCGGCGTCGGCGGGATCTGTGCGGCGGCGCCGGGCGACTGGCCCAGCTATGCCGGCGCGCCCGGCGGCGGCCAGCATTCGCCGCTGACCCAGATCACCCCGGACAACGTGGGACGGCTGCGCATCGCCTGGTCGTTCCGCACCGGCGAACTCGGCGCGGGCCTGCCGGATCCGGAACGGCGCCGCTTCGAGGCCAATCCGCTGGTGCTGGACGGGCGCATGTACCTGGTCACCGGCACCGGCATCGCCTTCGCGCTGGATGCGGCCAGCGGCCGCGAACTGTGGTCGTTCGACGCCAAGGTGTCGCGCGGCAAGCACTACAGCGATCCGGCCTCGCGCGGGGTGAGTTTCTGGCGCGACACGCAGGCCGCGTCACGGGCGTGCCGCGAGCGCATCGTGTTCGGCACCCTGGATGCGCGGCTGATCGCGCTGGACGCGGTCGACGGCCGGCCTTGCGCCGGGTTTGGCAGTGGCGGGACGATCGACCTGCACACCGGGATCGACGTGCACGATGCGCCCGGCGACGCCTGGGCCAACTATGCGGTGACCTCGCCGCCGGTGGTGGCCGGCGACGTGCTGGTGGTGGGCAGCTCGATTGGCGACAACCGCGGGCATGCGCTGGAGCAGGGCGTGGTGCGCGGCTACGACGCGCGCAGCGGCCGCGAACTGTGGCGCTGGGATCCGGTGCCGCGCGATCCGGCCGCCGCGGCCGCGGCCGGCTGGCAGCCGCAGCAGGCCGCCACGGTCGGTGGCGGCAATGCCTGGGCGCCGCTGGCGGTGGATCCGACGCTGGGGCTGGTGTACGTGCCGACCGGCTCGGCCAGTCCCGACTACTACGGCGGCGAGCGGCTCGGCGACAACCGCGATGCGAATTCGCTGGTGGCGCTGGACCTGCACAGCGGCCGCCGGGTGTGGGCGCAGCAACTGGTGCATCACGACCTGTGGGACTACGACCTGGCCTCGCAGCCGGTACTGACCACGGTGCAGACCGCGCAGGGGCCGCGCGAGGCGGTGCTGCAGGCGACCAAGACCGGTTTCCTGTTCGCCTTTGACCGCCGCGACGGCAGCCCGGTGTTCCCGATCAGCGAAGTGCCGGTGCCGGCCACCGACGTGCCTGGCGAGCGCATCTCGCCGACCCAGCCGATGCCCGAGCCGGCGCTGCGCCTGGCCCGGCACACGCCGTTGACCGCCGCCGATGCCTGGGGGGCGACACCGGGCGCGCGCCGCGAGTGCGAGGCGCTGATCGCCGGGCTGCGTTCGGAAGGTCTGTTCACCCCGCCCAGCGTGCGCGGCACGATCGCGCTGCCGGGCTGGGCTGGCGGGGTGAACTGGGGCGGCATCGCGGTGGACCCGCAGCGCCAGCTGGCGATCATGCCGGTGTCGGACCTGCCGATGCAGGTGGCGCTGATCCCGCGCGAACGTTTCAGCGAGGCCGATCACGCGCGGCATCCCGACCAGCAGTTCAACGACATGCAAGGCACGCCGTACTACATGCGCCGCGGCATGCTGGCCTCGTCGCGCGGCATTCCCTGCGTCAAGCCGCCGTGGGGGCGGCTGGTCGCGGTGGACCTGCGCACGCGCAAGATCGCCTGGGAACGCCCGCTCGGCACGCTGGAAGAGAAGTTGCCGTGGTTGCCGCTGGACGTGGGCACGCCACTGCTCGGCGGCGCGGTGACCACCGCCAGCGGCCTGACCTTCATCGCCGCGGCCGCCGACTCGCGCCTGCGCGCGCTCGACAGCGCCAGCGGCAATACCCTGTGGGATGCCAAGCTGCCGGCCGGCGGCCAGGCCACACCGTCGGTCTATGCGGTGGGCGGCAAACAGTACGTGGTGATCGCCGCCGGCGGCCGCGAGGGCATGGGCACGATGGGCGATTACGTGGTCGCCTATACGCTCGACGGCGAGGGCAAAGAGGTGGTGTTCCAGCACGGCGTGGCCGCGCGCATGGCGACCCTGGGCATCGTCGCGCTGGCGCTGCTCGCGAGCGTGGTGGCGCTATGGCGGCGTTGGCGCCGGCGGCGCCGTGCGCGGGCTGGCAGTCGCGGCAACGGATGAGGCAATGCGCGACATGCCGCTCCTTGTGGGAGCGACTTCAGTCGCGACGCGGAGTCTGTCAGCGGCAGGCTTCGGAGCCAGTCGGGACTGAAATCCCTCCCGCAGCGCACCCCTCCGGCGAAGGGCATAGCGTGAGATGGGCGAGCCGGATCGTCGGCCGCGGTGCGGCGCTACACTGCGCATGCCGTCGTGCGCATGTGTCGGCTCCGCTGCTGCTGGCGCTGCGCCGTCGGCGGCTGGCATCGGCGCGACCGCCGCGCTTTTCCCCCTCCCGCTTCTGCAAGGTTGCCCATGTCTTCTTCCCTTCGCATCGCCATGGCCCAGTTCGATTTTCCGGTCGGCGCCGTGGCCCAGAACACCGATCGCATCATCGCGATGATCGACGAAGCGCGCGACGAGTACGGCGCCGACATCGTGCTGTTTCCGGAGCTGGCAGTCAGCGGCTATCCGCCGGAGGACCTGTTGCTGCGGCCCGGCTTCCTTGCCGATTGCGAACTGGCGGTGCAGCGCATCGCGGTGCGCGTGCACGGCATCGTGGCGGTGGTCGGCTGGCCGCAGAGCGCCGGCAGCGTGGTCTACAACGCGGCCAGCGTGCTGCGCGGCGGGCAGATCGAAACCACCTACCGCAAGCGCGAACTGCCCAACTACGCGGTGTTCGACGAGCGCCGCTATTTCGATGTCGATCCGGACGGCGGCAGCTGCGTGTTCGAGGTCAAGGGCACCCAGGTCGGCCTGGTGATCTGCGAGGACCTGTGGTTCCCCGAGCCGCTGGCCGATACCGCACGCCACGGCGCCGAACTGGTGCTGGTGCCCAACGCCTCCCCCTACGAGCGCGGCAAGCATGCGCAGCGCGACGCGCTGCTGGCCGAGCGCACCCGCGAGACCGGCGTGGCGCTGGCCTATCTCAACGTCGTTGGCGGCCAGGATGCGCTGGTGTTCGACGGCGCCTCGGTGGTCGCCGACGGCGACGGCAGCGTGCATCCGGCCGCGGCGGCGTTCACCGACCAATGGCTGGTGGTGGACTACGCGACGCAGACGCGTGCGTTCACTCCCTTGCGCTGGATCGACGACGGCGACGAGAGCATGGACGCGCTGGCCTGGCGCGCGGTGGTGCGTGGGCTGCGCGACTACTGCGGCAAGAACCGCTTTTCCAAGGTGTGGCTGGGCCTGTCCGGCGGCATCGATTCGGCGCTGGTGCTGGCGATGGCGGTGGACGCGCTGGGCGCGGACAACGTCACCGCGGTGCGGCTGCCGTCGCGCTACACGGCGGACATGTCCAACGACCTGGCCGACGAGCAGTGCCGCGCGCTGGGGGTGAAGCTGGAGACGGTGGCGATCGAGCCGGCGTTCGAGGGCCTGCTGCAGGCGCTGGGTCCGTTGTTCGCAGGCACCCAGCCCGATGTCACCGAAGAGAACCTGCAGTCGCGCAGCCGCGGCGTGATCCTGATGGCGCTGGCCAACAAGTTCGGCGGGCTGCTGCTGACCACCGGCAACAAGAGCGAGTACGCGGTCGGCTACGCCACTATCTACGGCGACATGTGCGGCGGCTATGCGCCGCTGAAGGACCTGTACAAGACCGAGGTGTTCGGGCTGGCGAAATGGCGCAACACGGTCGGCGGCGCGCCGGTGATCCCGCCGGCGGTGATCGCGCGGCCGCCGTCGGCGGAACTGCGCGCCAACCAGACCGACCAGGATTCGCTGCCGCCGTACGACGTGCTCGACGGCATCCTGTATCGCTATGTCGACCAGGAGGAATCGCGCGACGAGATCGTCGCCGCCGGCTACGCCGCGGAGGTGGTCGATCACGTGGTGCGGCTGGTGCGCATCACCGAATGGAAGCGGCACCAGGCCGCGCCGGGACCGAAGGTGTCGCGCCGCGCGTTCGGCCGCGAACGGCGTTATCCGATCACCAATGGGTATCAGGCGTAGGCGGAGGACGACGTCGCGGTCTTGCGGCGCTGCGTTGCAGTTTCCAGGATGGATGGGTGTGGGTCGCGGCTGAAGCCGCTCCTACAGGAGCGGGCCGCGGCAGCATCCGCATCTGGGATTCGCCGCTTTCCGAGTCCCCAGTCCCGGCTTTAATCACACCGCCTGCAACAACCGCAACCCGAACGCATCGTCCTGCGCGTTCCAGCCGTGGCTGACGCGCAGGCCGGCGGCTGCGGCCATTTCGCCGAAGCTCTGGTCGCTGTACTTGTGGCTGTATTCGACCTGCATCGCTTCGCCGGCGGCGAAGTCGAAGCGGTGCCCGGCCACGTGCACCTGTTGCGCGCGCTGGCTGACCAGGAAGGTCTCGATGCGCTGGCGCTCGCGCGCATACACCGCGCGGTGGCGGAACTGCGCCAGGTCGAAATCGCTGCCGATCTCGCGGTTGAGGCGGCGCAGCAGATTCAAGGTGAACTCGGCGGTGACGCCGGCCGCATCGTTGTAGGCCGCTTCCAACACCGCAGGATCCTTGTCCAGATCGATGCCGATCAGCGCGCAGCCGTCGTGGTGCATGGTCTCGCGCATCGAGCGCAGCAGCTGGATGCCGTCGTCGCGGGTGAAGTTGCCCAGCGTGGAGCCGGGGAAGAACACCAGGGTGCGGCGCGCGCTGCGCTGCGGCGCCGGCAGCGCCACCGGCGCGGTGAAGTCGGCGCAGACCGGCAGCATCTGGATGCGCGGGAAGCGCTCGGCCAGGCGCGCAGTGCTGGACATCAGCATGTCGCGCGAGATCTCGATCGGGGTGTAGGCCACCGGCTCGCGCAGGCCTTCCAGCAGCAATTCGGTCTTGCGCCCGCTGCCGCTGCCCAGCTCCACCACG
Proteins encoded:
- a CDS encoding pyrroloquinoline quinone-dependent dehydrogenase; this translates as MVISGWRTAVCGAGLALGVGGICAAAPGDWPSYAGAPGGGQHSPLTQITPDNVGRLRIAWSFRTGELGAGLPDPERRRFEANPLVLDGRMYLVTGTGIAFALDAASGRELWSFDAKVSRGKHYSDPASRGVSFWRDTQAASRACRERIVFGTLDARLIALDAVDGRPCAGFGSGGTIDLHTGIDVHDAPGDAWANYAVTSPPVVAGDVLVVGSSIGDNRGHALEQGVVRGYDARSGRELWRWDPVPRDPAAAAAAGWQPQQAATVGGGNAWAPLAVDPTLGLVYVPTGSASPDYYGGERLGDNRDANSLVALDLHSGRRVWAQQLVHHDLWDYDLASQPVLTTVQTAQGPREAVLQATKTGFLFAFDRRDGSPVFPISEVPVPATDVPGERISPTQPMPEPALRLARHTPLTAADAWGATPGARRECEALIAGLRSEGLFTPPSVRGTIALPGWAGGVNWGGIAVDPQRQLAIMPVSDLPMQVALIPRERFSEADHARHPDQQFNDMQGTPYYMRRGMLASSRGIPCVKPPWGRLVAVDLRTRKIAWERPLGTLEEKLPWLPLDVGTPLLGGAVTTASGLTFIAAAADSRLRALDSASGNTLWDAKLPAGGQATPSVYAVGGKQYVVIAAGGREGMGTMGDYVVAYTLDGEGKEVVFQHGVAARMATLGIVALALLASVVALWRRWRRRRRARAGSRGNG
- a CDS encoding NAD+ synthase; the protein is MSSSLRIAMAQFDFPVGAVAQNTDRIIAMIDEARDEYGADIVLFPELAVSGYPPEDLLLRPGFLADCELAVQRIAVRVHGIVAVVGWPQSAGSVVYNAASVLRGGQIETTYRKRELPNYAVFDERRYFDVDPDGGSCVFEVKGTQVGLVICEDLWFPEPLADTARHGAELVLVPNASPYERGKHAQRDALLAERTRETGVALAYLNVVGGQDALVFDGASVVADGDGSVHPAAAAFTDQWLVVDYATQTRAFTPLRWIDDGDESMDALAWRAVVRGLRDYCGKNRFSKVWLGLSGGIDSALVLAMAVDALGADNVTAVRLPSRYTADMSNDLADEQCRALGVKLETVAIEPAFEGLLQALGPLFAGTQPDVTEENLQSRSRGVILMALANKFGGLLLTTGNKSEYAVGYATIYGDMCGGYAPLKDLYKTEVFGLAKWRNTVGGAPVIPPAVIARPPSAELRANQTDQDSLPPYDVLDGILYRYVDQEESRDEIVAAGYAAEVVDHVVRLVRITEWKRHQAAPGPKVSRRAFGRERRYPITNGYQA
- the egtD gene encoding L-histidine N(alpha)-methyltransferase; the encoded protein is MNAATARALTEAALTDLHPQPDDIAADAIAGLSRSPKQLPSKYFYDAEGSRLFEAITRQPEYYLTRTELALLEARMPSIAQAVGSGAHVVELGSGSGRKTELLLEGLREPVAYTPIEISRDMLMSSTARLAERFPRIQMLPVCADFTAPVALPAPQRSARRTLVFFPGSTLGNFTRDDGIQLLRSMRETMHHDGCALIGIDLDKDPAVLEAAYNDAAGVTAEFTLNLLRRLNREIGSDFDLAQFRHRAVYARERQRIETFLVSQRAQQVHVAGHRFDFAAGEAMQVEYSHKYSDQSFGEMAAAAGLRVSHGWNAQDDAFGLRLLQAV